In Verrucomicrobiota bacterium, the genomic window GGGGGCTTGTGGCGCGCTGGCCTCGATCCATGCGCGCCGATTGGAGGAGCAAAGGGAAGTTGTTCGAACCCTGGAGGCTGTTTCACCCCGCGAGGAGAAATTGGGTGGGTACGTGGGGTCGGACACCTGTCAAGCCTGTCATCCGCGGGAGTTCGAAACGTGGCACCAGAACTACCATCGCACCATGACGCAGCGTCCGCTTCCGGGCAACGTGGCGGCTGATTTGACGAAGGTATCCCTGACCTTGAACGGCGAGAATTACCTTTTGGAGCGTGTTGGGGATGAGTACTGGGCGGAGATGCCGGATCCCGAGTTCCGCCTCTTGCCGCGTGCCGACGGCATTCAGGCGGCCAAGCCGCGTGTACGCAAGCGGCTGACCTTGCTGACGGGTTCCCATCACATGCAGGTGTTTTGGATTCCGGCCAGCCGTCCCAACGCCCAGCTTTTGTTTCCGTTCTGCTATTTGATCGAGGACCGAGCCTGGGTGCCATTTCACAACACTTTTCTCCGGGATCCTGCCCTGCGGGATCCCATTCAAATCTGGAATAACAACTGCATCAATTGCCACAGCACCGGAGGGCAGCCCCGCCCGCGGCAAACTTCGCTGGCGACTTCCGACACACGATCCATGGAGCTCGGCATCGGCTGCGAAGCCTGTCATGGGCCGGGTGAAAAGCATGTGGCGAAGAACCAAATGCCCCTGGCCCGTTACCTTCATCGCGCCGCGGGGAAGAAAGATGAAACCATCGTCAATCCCGCCAAGCTTGAGGCGAAAGCGTCCTCCCAAGTGTGTGGAAATTGCCATGGGATCAAATGGATTCCCGGGCAGCTTGCCTGGAAGGAGGAGGGTTTTCCCTATCGGCCGGGCGAGGACTTGGATGCGACGACGCCAATTGCCCGTCCCGCGCGGACGGATCTTCAGCCCTGGCTCGAGGCGGCGATGAAAAGCGAGCCGCGGTTCAAGGAGGACCGGTTTTGGCCGGATGGCATCGTCCGGGTTTCCGGGCGTGATTTCAACGGCATGCTGGAATCCGCCTGTTATCAGAAGGGAGACTTGAGCTGTCTCTCGTGCCATTCGATGCATCACAGCAATCCCAAGGACATGCTCAAGCGGAACATGGAGGGCAATGAGGCCTGTTTTCAATGCCACGGGGACTATCGCAGCAAGATCGTCGAGCATACCCGTCACCGTGCGGATTCGACCGGATCGCTTTGCTACAACTGTCACATGCCGCACGTGACCTACGGATTGCTCAAAGGGATTCGGAACCATTTCATTGAAAGTCCGAAAGTGGAGACGACGTTGAAGACCCAGCGTCCGCTGGCATGTAACCTGTGTCATATCGACAAGAGCCTGGGTTGGTCGGCGCGGCATATGACGGAGTGGTACGGACATCCGAAACCGGCGTTGACGGCCGATCAGGAGCGCATCGCCTACACCGCGCTGATGTCGTTGAAGGGAGATGCGGGACAGCGCGCGTTGATGGCCTGGACCCTGGGTTGGGATTCGGCCACGGCCGCGGGTGGATCCGATTGGCAGGTGCCGTTGCTTGGGCAACTGATGGCGGATTCCTATTCGGCGGTAAGGTTTATCGCCGCCCGCTCTTTGCGAAGCCTGCCGGAATGGTCGGAGGTGAAATTTGATTTTGTGGGTCCCGAGAAGGCAAGGTCCGAGGTCGTGGAGGAAGTGGTCCGGCGATGGGAACAATCCTCCGTTTCGAAGCGCAAAGATCCCGCCCTTTTGATGACCCCTGGGGGTGA contains:
- a CDS encoding C cytochrome precursor; the encoded protein is MQSHWYWYAGLIVLATLPVAWRFRGAGVRAWLVYGLFAGACGALASIHARRLEEQREVVRTLEAVSPREEKLGGYVGSDTCQACHPREFETWHQNYHRTMTQRPLPGNVAADLTKVSLTLNGENYLLERVGDEYWAEMPDPEFRLLPRADGIQAAKPRVRKRLTLLTGSHHMQVFWIPASRPNAQLLFPFCYLIEDRAWVPFHNTFLRDPALRDPIQIWNNNCINCHSTGGQPRPRQTSLATSDTRSMELGIGCEACHGPGEKHVAKNQMPLARYLHRAAGKKDETIVNPAKLEAKASSQVCGNCHGIKWIPGQLAWKEEGFPYRPGEDLDATTPIARPARTDLQPWLEAAMKSEPRFKEDRFWPDGIVRVSGRDFNGMLESACYQKGDLSCLSCHSMHHSNPKDMLKRNMEGNEACFQCHGDYRSKIVEHTRHRADSTGSLCYNCHMPHVTYGLLKGIRNHFIESPKVETTLKTQRPLACNLCHIDKSLGWSARHMTEWYGHPKPALTADQERIAYTALMSLKGDAGQRALMAWTLGWDSATAAGGSDWQVPLLGQLMADSYSAVRFIAARSLRSLPEWSEVKFDFVGPEKARSEVVEEVVRRWEQSSVSKRKDPALLMTPGGEIDFEVWRRLRSQRDEKSVDLQE